The following proteins are co-located in the Acanthochromis polyacanthus isolate Apoly-LR-REF ecotype Palm Island chromosome 7, KAUST_Apoly_ChrSc, whole genome shotgun sequence genome:
- the prr16 gene encoding protein Largen: protein MSGTPNADAEGVVSKVQVKKEIKTIVENLETILGDLKDVAKELKEVVHDIDTLTCDLQLEEDGLTDSSKTDTLNSSSSSTTTTTTASSLEKMKLFPDDCLFKTPVPLTPVPFNPSAVLTVLKKPHPPLPPPRLTPLRAEDHNIKNLPHPTLVLSGNISKANGSLLRNGGVFPLKPSRDLFSSTPCFISNDSGIPESGLVPTLPRPMPLLRHEKNKCPKAPGREPRERERVRFSEKVQYHGYCPDCDLQYDVDDTELHLQAELNDLRLSPVHCCSSSSPPPPHVLSHELMLENGGLSVSHSFPPTTNSPPPCVPPHTSSLKPQKTILRKSTTTTV, encoded by the exons ATGTCAGGGACACCAAATGCAGACGCTGAAGGAGTAGTCTCCAAAGTACAAGTGAAAAAGGAGATCAAGACAATCGTGGAGAATCTGGAAACCATCCTGGGAGACCTCAAGGATGTAGCCAAAGAGCTcaaagag GTTGTTCATGACATTGACACCCTGACTTGTGACCTACAACTGGAGGAGGACGGGCTTACAGACAGCTCTAAGACGGACACACTCAACTCCAGCTCAAGctctaccaccaccaccaccactgctTCCAGCCTGGAGAAAATGAAGCTCTTCCCTGATGACTGCTTGTTCAAAACACCTGTGCCCCTCACCCCAGTCCCTTTCAACCCTTCAGCAGTCCTGACTGTACTCAAGAAACCACACCCACCCCTACCACCTCCAAGACTTACCCCACTGAGAGCCGAGGATCACAACATTAAGAATCTGCCTCATCCGACATTAGTATTATCAGGGAATATATCCAAGGCTAACGGGTCTCTGTTAAGGAATGGTGGGGTTTTCCCATTGAAACCAAGCAGGGATTTATTCTCCTCCACGCCGTGCTTCATTTCTAATGACAGCGGAATCCCTGAGTCAGGTCTTGTTCCTACATTGCCCAGGCCCATGCCACTTCTCCGCCATGAAAAGAACAAATGCCCCAAGGCCCCTGGCAGGGAGCCTCGTGAGAGGGAACGTGTCCGTTTCAGTGAAAAGGTCCAGTATCATGGCTACTGCCCAGACTGTGACCTCCAGTATGATGTAGACGACACAGAACTACACCTGCAGGCTGAGCTGAATGATTTGAGGCTCAGCCCAGTGCAttgctgctcttcctcctccccacCTCCTCCCCACGTGCTTTCTCACGAGCTGATGTTGGAAAACGGCGGGCTTTCGGTCAGCCACAGTTTCCCGCCGACAACAAACAGTCCTCCGCCTTGTGTGCCTCCTCACACATCTTCCCTCAAACCCCAGAAAACAATCCTACGCAAATCAACCACT